The genomic window CTCGACAGCGCTGCCGCGAACGGGACTAACCGAATAGGTATCTTGCTCCAGGGCATTTTCGCCACGCTCTCATACCGGAAGGAAAATATTTCGGAGATAGAGAAGAGCGTGAAGCTCTCCCTGCTCACGCTTCCGGGAGCCGTGCTCGGCGCGCTGCTCGCCCTAAAGATAAGCAACGAGTGGTTCGACAGGATACTCGGCATCGTCATGATAGGCGTTATCGTTTCCATGCTCCTGCCACAGTCCGGGCTGGAAATTTCAGCCGGTAGAGAAAGAAAATCATGGCTCATATACCCGGCTATGTTCGCAATAGGCTTATACGGAGGGTTCATACAGGTCGGGGTCGGGTTTCTGATAATGGCCGCGCTATATCACCTGTTGAGGATCGACCTCATCCGCGTGAATATGCACAAGGTTTTCATAACTATGTTGTACACGGTGCCCGCTTTATTGATCTTCGTATGGTCGGGTAATGTGGACTGGCTCCTCGGGCTCTCTCTCGCGGCCGGGAACGCAATAGGCGGC from Thermodesulfobacteriota bacterium includes these protein-coding regions:
- a CDS encoding sulfite exporter TauE/SafE family protein is translated as MPEYIEILILFGVGLLAGVINVMAGGGSSLTLPALIFIGLDSAAANGTNRIGILLQGIFATLSYRKENISEIEKSVKLSLLTLPGAVLGALLALKISNEWFDRILGIVMIGVIVSMLLPQSGLEISAGRERKSWLIYPAMFAIGLYGGFIQVGVGFLIMAALYHLLRIDLIRVNMHKVFITMLYTVPALLIFVWSGNVDWLLGLSLAAGNAIGGWWAVRFSIKGGERVIRYVMVLAIFIIALKLLGII